Proteins encoded within one genomic window of Spirochaetota bacterium:
- a CDS encoding helix-turn-helix domain-containing protein, whose product MIVDPQQHLWRISSYEALYTYNRNEREVIQKMLYAHENFSLREIARKIGPSPSTVLRELKRNATHTYNAKEDRHKAHKRRKEAKQSKIERISELRENILSLLA is encoded by the coding sequence GTGATTGTTGATCCACAACAACACTTATGGAGGATAAGCTCTTATGAGGCTCTATACACATATAACAGAAATGAGCGTGAAGTCATTCAAAAAATGCTGTATGCACATGAAAATTTTTCACTACGGGAAATTGCACGAAAGATAGGCCCATCACCATCTACCGTGTTACGAGAACTCAAGCGGAATGCGACACATACCTACAATGCCAAAGAAGATAGGCACAAAGCTCATAAAAGACGGAAAGAGGCAAAACAAAGTAAAATAGAACGCATCTCTGAACTACGGGAAAACATACTATCGTTACTGGCGTAG